CTCCCGGCCGGTCGCCGTGCCACGATCAGTGCATGGGTCAGCTTCTGCTCCTCCTGGTCGTGGCGTTGACCGTCGCAGCGGTGGTTTTCGGCGTGACGGTGCTGGTCAGCGGCCGTGATCCCGGCCTGGCGCCGGCCGAGCCGGATTCGCAGGCCGTGCCCCTGCCGGGCACCCGGCCATTGCGCGAATCCGATGTGGGCTCGGTCCGTTTCGATACCGCGCTGCGCGGGTACCGGATGGCCCAGGTCGATCAGACGATGCGTCGCGCCGCCTACGACATCGGCTACAAGGCTGAGCTGATCGGCGTGCTGGAGGCGGAGGTCATCGCGTTGCGCGAGGGACGCACCACCGACGCGGACGCGCTGCGCCAGGCCCGTGAGCAGTCCGCTGGCGCGGCGACCGACGAGGGCGCGGTGGCCGGGCCGGGCGCGGCCGGCACTGGTTCGCTGCCCGACGCCACCTCTTCCCCCGCGGACTCCGACGGCGTGGCGCCGGCCAACGGCGAGCCGACCACGGCCGCGGCCGGGTCGGCCGGCACTGGTTCGTTGCCCGATGCCACCTCCTCTCCGGCAGACTCCGACGGCGTGGCGCCGATCGTCGGCGAGCCGGCCGACGGCAACGGACAGCACGGCGCGGTGGTGCGGTCGGAGAGCGCGTGACCGGCCCGGAGGGCGCCGACGATCTTCGCGAGGCGGCCCAACCGGGCGCTGGCGAGGTGACCGCCACGGTGATCGTCAAAGCCCCGGCGGAGCGGGTCTTCGCCGCGCTGCTCGCCTGGGACCGTCAGTCCGACTGGATCCCGTTCACGCGGGTGCGGGTGGTCGAGGGCGACGGCCGCGAGGGCAGCCGGATCGAGGCGGTGACCACGGTCGGCCCGGCGGTGCTGCGCGACGAGATGCGGGTGGTCCGGGTCGACGAGCCGTACGAGATCGGCGTGGTGCACTGTGGCCAACTGCTGCGCGGCCCGGGCGTGCTGCGCTGCACCCAGATGGACCGGGACCGCACCCAGGTGGTCTGGCACGAGTGGTTCCACCTGCCGGGTGGCCGGGCCG
The nucleotide sequence above comes from Micromonospora sp. NBC_00389. Encoded proteins:
- a CDS encoding SRPBCC family protein; amino-acid sequence: MTGPEGADDLREAAQPGAGEVTATVIVKAPAERVFAALLAWDRQSDWIPFTRVRVVEGDGREGSRIEAVTTVGPAVLRDEMRVVRVDEPYEIGVVHCGQLLRGPGVLRCTQMDRDRTQVVWHEWFHLPGGRAGQLAWPVLWPGSKVGLTQTLKRFARLVEQGRLP
- a CDS encoding DivIVA domain-containing protein codes for the protein MGQLLLLLVVALTVAAVVFGVTVLVSGRDPGLAPAEPDSQAVPLPGTRPLRESDVGSVRFDTALRGYRMAQVDQTMRRAAYDIGYKAELIGVLEAEVIALREGRTTDADALRQAREQSAGAATDEGAVAGPGAAGTGSLPDATSSPADSDGVAPANGEPTTAAAGSAGTGSLPDATSSPADSDGVAPIVGEPADGNGQHGAVVRSESA